From Juglans regia cultivar Chandler chromosome 8, Walnut 2.0, whole genome shotgun sequence, the proteins below share one genomic window:
- the LOC109014333 gene encoding protein SPA, chloroplastic has protein sequence MSLAPSLPRFHSPFLRRPLKLSPTTSFLPYRPASRNQRSPASYPCIRALDLDQNTVVAISVGLVSVAVGIGIPVFYETQIDNAAQRENTQPCFPCNGTGAQKCRFCTGTGSVTVELGGDEKEVSRCINCDGVGSLTCTTCQGNGIQPRYLDRREFKDDD, from the exons ATGTCACTAGCACCTTCGCTCCCTCGTTTCCATTCTCCCTTTCTTCGTCGCCCTCTCAAGCTCTCTCCCACCACTTCTTTTCTCCCCTACAGACCCGCGAGCAGAAATCAACGCTCCCCAGCGTCTTATCCATGCATTCGAGCTCTTGATCTCGATCAAAACACG GTAGTGGCAATATCGGTTGGGCTTGTGAGCGTTGCAGTTGGGATAGGCATTCCAGTCTTCTATGAAACCCAAATTGATAATGCT GCACAGCGAGAAAACACTCAGCCATGCTTCCCCTGCAATGGCACCGGGGCGC AGAAATGCAGATTTTGCACGGGAACTGGCTCAGTGACAGTAGAGCTTGGTGGGGATGAGAAGGAAGTCTCTCGATGCATCAATTGTGATGGTGTCGGCTCATTGACATGTACCACATGTCAAGGCAATGGTATACAACCTCGATACCTCGATCGCAG GGAATTCAAAGATGATGACTGA